The Gambusia affinis linkage group LG05, SWU_Gaff_1.0, whole genome shotgun sequence region CAAACCGTAACCACAGCTGGTTCAATGTTCAGAAcgtatttgtttaaaaacaggTTATGATTCCTGATGCTCTGCAGGCGTTAAAGATTCAGAACCAAACCGGTTCTGGAAATGAAACCTGACAGATACTGAggctttttaaacattaaaaactttacatgcagcataaaaacacttttatgtcATCAGAGTtactgtgtgtttatttatttaaattaaaaataattcaataagcTTATCACACAAGCAGCTTATGGAAATATTAGGGAACAAAAACATCCGAAGCTTCGCTGAGCTGCTACATCATGAAGGGAAATGATTGATTTGTTGATTAAATCCTCATCAATATAATCCCACAATCTGAAAccacatgaatttattttaactgatcAACCAGAGGAGTTATTTATGGTGTAACATTACTGATGACTGTCCTGGGTGTTCCTCAGGGATGTGTGTTGGTGACACTTTATGTTTGTGAAGGACTTTGAGGTTTCAAACGGGTCCAGACCTGCAGTCCTTCCTGAAGGATCCTGCGACGCCTCCAGCCCAGACGGGTCACGGTTCCTCCACAAACTTCAGACTTTTatcaatgtttgtttgttgctgGGTGTTTTTATCGTATCAATCAGAGGCGTTTTGTTTCCTGTGACACAAAATTTGCTCTACCGATTATTTGAAGGCGCTCAGACAAAGCGGCGCGTCTCTGCATCTGTGAACCGCATCCTGTCTGAGGAGAAGcccagaaacaggaagctgcCACTGAACAGGTCAGCTGACAGACGAACGCAAGTTTCTTCACCTGGCCTGTTTTTGATCACTTTAATTCACGTCTGAGACTCAGGCAGACTGACGGAGGCAGACCTGACGGAGGCAGACCTGACGGAGGCAGACTGACGGAGGCAGACCTGACGGAGGCAGACCTGACGGAGGCAGACCTGACGGAGGCAGACCTGAGCTCAGCGACGGCCCCTGTGGGTTTTCAGATCAGCCTTCAGGTTGCTGTTAAACACTTTGACCTCATTTTCTCACTAAAAGTTTCCACTAAAACCCCGAGACAAACCGAGCAGACGTTTGATGACACAGACTCATTTTTAGATTTGATCTGGTTTCCGGTCGatctttcatttcattcatttaaaaaaagttagcagCATATAAAAGTTccttataatatatataaaacagccTTATTGTTAGTCATTCTGTATAAatctcaaaacagaaactcctcACGTGATGCGGTGCAGCTAATGATGTTTATTCTgttcccagaatgcattgctgcTGCAAAGCACCAAGCAAACAGTTCAGAACCTGCTGATGTTCCACAGAATCAGTTCGCAGTTAGCAATAAACCTACAAGTGTAACGACAAGTTCGAACCTGCGGAGGGCGCCATGCTGCGTGGTTTGCATGTTGTGTCATTGTCATGGTGGCTATCAATATGGCTGAACTTGGTGCTTTAGGATTAGCTTACGCTGAAGAACCGTCGGCCCATCAGACCAACCGGTTCTGTTGTTTCTTCTCAGACTCACCAGAAAGACCTTTGGTCCACTTCAACCTCGCAGACGTCAGCGACACCACCACACTGTTGCTTAGCAACGACAGCTCCACCCTTTACGTCGGAGCTACAAACGCCATCCTCTTGCTGAATGTCAGCCGGAGTGATGTCATCAGCCTGTGGGGTCAGGTGAGCCTCCGGGTCATCCAGGTGACGCGTCTGACTTCCTGCTTTGACACTCAGGTGCTTGTTGTGTCCAGGTGACCTGGCGTCCGTCCGAGGCCGACAGAAAAGACTGTGCGTTCAAAGTGCAGGATCCGGAGGTAAACGGGGATCCGATTGGTCCGATTCCACCCAGAACCCAGTCTGATGGAAGAGGAAACCCTTACCACTGCTGCATTTTCAACCCTGAAACGATCTTTTCTAATATTTCCATCATACAATATTTTAACTGCAACatcaaaaactgagaaatgcAAGAATGGATCAGGAGCTGGTCGGTTGGGTCGGTTCTCCAGAATGTGGGCAGGAATGATACGGGTTTTATTTGAGTTAAAGGAAGCACTCTGAGTTTCACTGAACCATGATTTAACTGACCGATCTGCAGCCATCTGCAGATGAGAAATGGGCCAAACACACAACCCTGTGGAACTCCATAACTGTCCCGttgtcctcgggtcaaaatgacccaCCACTGTGTTCAAACTCCCCAAACATCCAcgaaatgttattttaggacaacaggagggATAATTGCAGCTGGATctcaatatttaaatatctttaaggTATTTTTCACAGTTGGAAAGTTCACATGGTGTCACTGTTGGGACTTTCCCTGTGAGAAAAAGCCTCTGCTTGTCATGAACCGATGGTCTGTGGTTGTTCAAGATGACAAATACACCAACCACTAGTTTAGCACTTCACTAACCGAAGATGATTCAAAACCTGCCTGTGGAGTTTCAGCCATTTATCTCCTCTGTTGCCCCAAAATGAGCCCTTCCACACTTTGACTACCTCCAGTCTCAAAGCTTCAGAAAGTTGCTGTGAATTTTCAGTTGTTCAACATGAAAAACCAAACAGACCCAGAACTGCCATCCGTTCTAAACCTTCTCTCAGATCTCAGATTAACCGTCTAGAAAACCGAGTTTTGCTTCATCTCTGAGCAGGAAACCATTTGGTCGATCAGCCAAACGCTTTCCTTCACTTGTTCAAAGTAACATCTGCTCCAGGGCCATCTGTGTTGTTTCCTTTCTGCTTGCAGGTCGACTGTCAAAACTTTGTCCATGTTGTTCAGCGAGTAAACTCCACCCACCTGTACGTCTGCGGCAGCAACGCCTACAACCCTCAGCAAGCCTTCATCGTGAGTCTTCATCCTGTTTTGAGAGGCGGGGATGGAAACAGCTATTAGTGACTCCACAGTCAGGAGAGCAGAGAAGGTCACAGCTTCTGTTTGTCTCCTGCAGGACATGGAGAATATGTGGATGGTCCAGCAGAACGAAGCTAGAGGGCGCTGTCCGTTCAGTCCTTTTGAACGGAGCTCTGCAGTCATCATTGGTTagtttgagttttacatcaaCATCAAGATGTGCAGACAGGGCAggttacagaaatgttttatgttgagTGCAGTTTCTATTTGAAGTCTATAAAAACTTAAGAAGAGTCAGGAAGTCTGGACCAAGACCGTCCTGTTGGACTCCTGGAGACTCTGGGTTCACTGGAAGACGTCCATCCTTACAGTCGCCTGatcccagaaaacctgctgctgcCTGGACAAGCTCTGTGGAACCTCCTTCTCAGGAGCAGACGGTTCTGGAGCTGACTGGACCTTCTTGTTGGCAGCTCTTCTTTTTTGATGAGCTTGATAACTTTCCTTTCAGCTGCTCTTATGAAAGGCTGTAGCTTCTCTTCGTAGAAAACCACTGAAGATTAGACTAATTAAAgtcataatcatcatcatctgctTATCCGGGTCACTGTGGCAGCAGTCTCAGCAGACGTCCCCCTCCAGCTCCTCAGAAGGAACCCAGGTTCAGTGTTTCTAGACCAGCAGAGATGCATGGAAACATCTCCCTCATCAGGCATCCAGAAACAGTTgactcctctcgatgtgaaggagcagcagctctactccaGACCCTCCTCGCCCTTTCTCTAAAGAAGAGCCCAGAGTGAAGAGGAAACTTATTTTGGCTGCTTGTATCCtggatttcactttttttaatcaagacCTAAATTTTATGACTGAGaaatttgtgaacaagatcccaaaTACTTGAACGTCCCTCCAAGCTGGAGAAGAGAATCGGCCTTCCCGGTGAAGAACCGTGGTCTCTGATCTGTAGGTCTTGGCCAGACAAAGCAAAAGGATGCATGACTTCTGCAAAAATCAAGAGATGAAATCCACTGATGCCCCAACTGGACCCTCCAGAAATCCTATCAATAAGTTACAAAAAGGTGACAAAGGGCGATGCGAACCAAGCTCAGAGTACAGAGGACGGAGAGCCTCTAGTGAAGGGCCCCGGAGTCCGTACCCTGGGGCCCTTCCTACAGTCGCCCATGTCTCCTCATAAACCAAACCGTCCCTCCAGTTAGAAGCAGTCCATGTGTTCAGTGTTTCTCTTGTCATGCAGACCAGGAACTCTTTGCTGCCACAACCACCAACTTCAAGGGAAGCACGCCACAAATTTCACGATTCCTCAGCAAAGATGGCCGCCCAGACATCAGCCTGGACTCCTCCATCAGTTTGCTTGAGGGTGAGTGGATAAACTCTCTGAAGAAACTGATTAGAAACTGTAATCTTTGATCAGATTATGAATTTCTTGACTGAATTTCAGTAAAACCACACAGAAGTGGGTTTAGAGTGAGATCATAGTTCCTCATTTCACCCTGAGTGATTCAGTTCCTCTTTGTGTCATAAGAGATGTTGCTCTCATTTTGAAACATCCTGTCCTTGTTTAGAGATTGGCCAACAGGACAGATTTGAAAAAGCCTTCAAAGTTTCACATCTGGTTGAAGAGACGTCCATCTGCTCCCAGATCTGTTTTCCCTGCATTCGTACCTCCTGAGTTTCATCTTCACTCAACACTTCCTGCCTTTTCAGATCCAAAATTTGTGAGCGTGTCATTGGACCCGGCAGAACAGAAACTCTACTTCTTCTTTTCTGAAATCGGGAAGGAGTTCAGCTTCGTGGACGAGCTTCAGATTCGGATTCCCAGAGTGGCTCAAGTCTGCAAGGTTCTGGAGACGCAGAGCAGCGATTCGTGACCCGATGGCGGGTCAGAGATGATAACGCTCTGCCGGTTTCACAGGACGACGTTGGAGGACAGAGGATTCTGCAGAAGAAGTGGACATCCTTTGCCAAGTCTCCTCTGCTCTGCCAGCCTCCAGAACAGCTTCCCTTCAACATCCTGGAGGACATGTTCACCCTGcagccaccagagggcgccgACGCCTCAGAAACACTGTTTTATGGCGTCTTCACCTCCCAGTGGTGAGGCTCCATCTCATTCCTGATGGTGCTTTTACTGACCCGGCTAACAGGAGAACCTCGGTTTCAGGTCCAGGCGGTCTGAGTCTGCAGTTTGCACCTTTAAGCTGAAGGACATCCGAGACGTTTTTGCAGGAAGCTTTAAGACGCTGGAGAAGGGAAGGTATCAACTGAAACCCCCAACAGGACGACAACACCTGGGACAGGTGAGAACATCCACACCCACCAAAGTACCACTCCTAGCGGTCAATCTGGGCCTCCTTTCCACTTTCTGTCTGAGTCGGTCAATAAAACCAGAAACTCACGTACAGCTGCGTAAAAAACGGTGTCACTGGTTTCTGAAATGATTCTGATCTATTCCAGTCTGAACGACCAACAGAGACATTAAAGTGTCTTTagctgtttctgtctttgtagTTATTTAGTAAGAAATGTGGACATTTGGATCAAACAGGACAAAACTTTGGACCGATCCCAACCGGACCTCTGGACCGGAGGGAGCGCCGAACTTCAACAGTCTTCCTGCAGTTCTTGATCTTCATTTTGTGAAGCTCATGTCTGACTCGATTTAGGAAAAGACAAACTAAGTCCAAATGTTTGCCTTAAATGAAGGAACATTTCTGTGGTTCCCACTCGTGCCACGGTCCAGTACCGTCTCCATGGAGACGTTAACGCGCCAGCGTTGTTGATGGAGGCCAACAGACGGtggatttttttatctttactgaTTTTGggacaatttaaaatgattctgaATCGTAATAAGTGAAAATTGTGATTCTTGTGAATCCATTTTGGCAGCCATAATAACGATCCTTCTCGTTCCCGACAGTGCGGCCTCTCCAACTCCTCCGACGCTCAGCTTTCTGAGGTGAAGATGAGCTACCTGACCGACAGGAGCGTGAAACCAGTTGgaccagtttttgtttttcctgagcAGAAATACAGTCGTGTGGTCGTCATGAAGACAACAGCGGCCAACAGCCGGCAGTACGACGTCCTGTTCCTCCTCACCGGTGAGACGCTGAACTCAAAGGGGCAAAAATTAACTGAGAAAAAGTTTCTGAAAGACTTTAAATAGATGCGGTGGCGGACACGTTTCCACTAACCTGCTGGTAGCTGGGCGAATCCTTCCTTTGGCGCTTCAGTGTTTGTGCTAACCTTGAAATCGGTTAGCACAgggcgtgttgtggtggcgtaggggacagcgcgacccacatttggaggccttgagtcctcaacgcggccgtcgtgggttcgattcccggaacCGGCGatatttaccgcatgtcttcctccctctcctttcctgtcagcctgctgtcatataagagacactagagccacaaaagaccctcTGGAGGGGAGAAATAAAATCggttagcacacttagcttccctGAGCGACATTTCCAGAATCATCTTTTCAaactttcatttcaataaaGTTCAACGTTTGTGTTGAAGTTAGACGTTtgtattcatgctcttattttgaaatctgtctgtgcagcagttctgtttcctgtcatgtttttgaacgaatgaatgaatgaatgaatgagttaTACAGAAGAATCCTGTTAattgtacccagaatgcattgctgtaGAACCACAGGCTGCAGCGTTTTAGCGTTAGCTTCATTGGTGTAGCGCCTTGACATCATCAgatctgttgtttctgtttagtgTTAGTTTGGCTAGCGGTGCCGGTTCTGAACTGAATCTTGATCAGAACCGTTTCTTCGCCATCCAGAGTCCGGGTTCCTCCACAAGGCGGTTCCTTCGGATCAGGACCTTCGAGTCGTCGAGGAGATCCAAGTGTTCAGGGAACCTCAGCGGGCCAAAAGCATGATCCTGTCTTCCTCCAAGGTAGACCTCACACCACCACACCTGCATGGTTCAGCTGCTTCACGgtgcggttctggttctggttctgaagggACTCGTGTATGTGGGAACGTCTGAGGGAGTGACGGCGGTACCGGTGGCCCGGTGTCTGAGCTACCGGAGCTGCATGCAGTGCATCCTGGCCAGGGATCCGCTGTGTGGCTGGAGTCCGACCCGCAGAACCTGCACGGGTCTGGACGGCGCCGGCGACGGCATGTGAGTGGATCTTCTCACCCAGAACATCAGAAATGATCAATATGATCTGCTGCTagattaaaatgataaaagagCAACAAATGTGCAGAATAAACAACTTTTCTCTGtatgtttataaaaagaatCCGCAGCATGTTGAACCTGCAGCGGTTCTCACTCATTCATATCcacttaaaaactttaaaataatggtcaaagtcatttttggacaaacaaaaattaccacttttttttttacacgttttaggtcaaaaaaatattttgtcataatttaaaagttattttaactcTCTCCTCTCTCATCGTTGCGTTTTCTTCTACCTCTCCGGTTCAGACTCAAACAGCAGAACCTTGATATTAGCACCTAGCATATTCCATTCACCCAGGGTGCATTGCGGCGACGTAAACAAAATGGTAACATCTGTGTGGCAATATTTAACTTACATAAACTAAACAGCCTGcagtttttttgctgttttgtttttacatctaaaataatttttttaaatattttttataaaaatgttttttataaaaaatattgctgcaactaacaaaaataattgacccttaaacactttatttaagAAAGAAGCGGTCGACCAGACAGAATGatggaagctgtttgttttgtctcagaGTTCAAAGCCTGGAGAAAATCACGGGGGACGAATGTCAGCCGGCAGAACGGATCCTGCAGCACCGAGGTAACTTCCCCAGCATCCAGACGACCCAACAGAACCTGCTGTGGGGGAAACCTTCACCGCTGTCCGTCGTTCTTTCCTGCAGACGTCTTTG contains the following coding sequences:
- the LOC122831328 gene encoding semaphorin-4B-like isoform X1; the protein is MASSLTLLFLSLLGSSRALPPRFSFPLNSPERPLVHFNLADVSDTTTLLLSNDSSTLYVGATNAILLLNVSRSDVISLWGQVTWRPSEADRKDCAFKVQDPEVDCQNFVHVVQRVNSTHLYVCGSNAYNPQQAFIDMENMWMVQQNEARGRCPFSPFERSSAVIIDQELFAATTTNFKGSTPQISRFLSKDGRPDISLDSSISLLEDPKFVSVSLDPAEQKLYFFFSEIGKEFSFVDELQIRIPRVAQVCKDDVGGQRILQKKWTSFAKSPLLCQPPEQLPFNILEDMFTLQPPEGADASETLFYGVFTSQWSRRSESAVCTFKLKDIRDVFAGSFKTLEKGRYQLKPPTGRQHLGQCGLSNSSDAQLSEVKMSYLTDRSVKPVGPVFVFPEQKYSRVVVMKTTAANSRQYDVLFLLTESGFLHKAVPSDQDLRVVEEIQVFREPQRAKSMILSSSKGLVYVGTSEGVTAVPVARCLSYRSCMQCILARDPLCGWSPTRRTCTGLDGAGDGIVQSLEKITGDECQPAERILQHRDVFVRLHEVVTLQCVKPSNLAVLRWSFADDLVLLDRLFIQAANGSLHFQASSGTFGIYRCEAEEDGLMEVVASYDVRQAVSPRHLSKVHQDPATRGPEERSVGTEKPAVIPVSDASEDETFITNDSDPEERVTQAKGDPFSVQEIVPTSRKDSRSMKNPAEEAPTQKSYHSELVVVSLLLAACVLILAVGAVRFWRRRSAGSGSDRLPSADNGTRTNTSMEIHSLSALENAGPDRTVIP
- the LOC122831328 gene encoding semaphorin-4B-like isoform X2, which translates into the protein MENMWMVQQNEARGRCPFSPFERSSAVIIDQELFAATTTNFKGSTPQISRFLSKDGRPDISLDSSISLLEDPKFVSVSLDPAEQKLYFFFSEIGKEFSFVDELQIRIPRVAQVCKDDVGGQRILQKKWTSFAKSPLLCQPPEQLPFNILEDMFTLQPPEGADASETLFYGVFTSQWSRRSESAVCTFKLKDIRDVFAGSFKTLEKGRYQLKPPTGRQHLGQCGLSNSSDAQLSEVKMSYLTDRSVKPVGPVFVFPEQKYSRVVVMKTTAANSRQYDVLFLLTESGFLHKAVPSDQDLRVVEEIQVFREPQRAKSMILSSSKGLVYVGTSEGVTAVPVARCLSYRSCMQCILARDPLCGWSPTRRTCTGLDGAGDGIVQSLEKITGDECQPAERILQHRDVFVRLHEVVTLQCVKPSNLAVLRWSFADDLVLLDRLFIQAANGSLHFQASSGTFGIYRCEAEEDGLMEVVASYDVRQAVSPRHLSKVHQDPATRGPEERSVGTEKPAVIPVSDASEDETFITNDSDPEERVTQAKGDPFSVQEIVPTSRKDSRSMKNPAEEAPTQKSYHSELVVVSLLLAACVLILAVGAVRFWRRRSAGSGSDRLPSADNGTRTNTSMEIHSLSALENAGPDRTVIP